Genomic DNA from Brassica rapa cultivar Chiifu-401-42 chromosome A04, CAAS_Brap_v3.01, whole genome shotgun sequence:
AAAGACTGAAGGATGTTCCAGTTTAAtggaaaatatgatataaactTGGGCGCATATAACCAACAAAGAACATACAAAATTATGTTAGTAGACTTGAAGTTATTGTCTAGGTTATCCGttattagttatataattttaactaaTATTAGTTTAGGATGTTTGCTCTtcgtaaaataaaatttaataaaaactagGTGAATACGAACACAAACTAACTAAGGTTTAGTAAAAGTTCTAAACTGTTGATGTTAGAAAAGTTCAACTTGGATGTAATAATAGAAAGAAAAAGGTTCAGTTTGATAAGAATCATAAGATGCTCgttgacaaaataaaaagatgttATGCTCTCTGACGTTCAGACGATATTGTGAGCATATATTGATAGAATAGGATGTATAAAATGTCAAATACTCGGAAGATGAAATCACAGTTACCGCAAAAAGCAAAACATGTAGCAAACATCTTATAACTTGCTCACATTAGGTCTTTGAAACTGAATTTTATACCGTCACATTTTCATACACAATAGACATAATAGAACTATCAACTCtcacatcaaaaaaaaaaactaaaaagcaaaGACTTTTTCCAGTGGTCTGCTCTCAgcataagtttataatttagaGTGACATCTACAAATCATCTATAGTGAAATTATGAAACATCTAACTTTTCAGGGAATAACGACCAATATTACTATACCATAACAAAATTCCTTATTATCAAGGGTATGATACTAACTGGTATATCCTTATTGACTATAAGAGAGCTGGCTAGTGATCAAAGTTCAATATGGACCATGTGACAGGCCCGGTCTTAAATGGGGGTGGTCAGTACTGAAGTCCAGGGACCTAACTTACttgttaaaaaatcatataaaagcAGCCCATTCTGAAttctttacaaaataaaaataaaaggccAATTCATCTTTATTCTTAAGAGATATAGAAAATTTCAGTCCCTACTCAATCTTCAGTTAAAATGGAATTTATGTAGATAAATATCTACGTAAATTATAAGGGCTATTTAGCTGTAGAGCATGCAGgacaattaaataattatattcaaGGTATTTTTATCTTATCTAAAAATATCAGGTACTTTTAGTACTTTTGAAAACAGTAtaccaaaaaaagatatttaaggAAAGATTGTTTTGTAAAGacgacaaataaaaaaatgtcatAAATTTAGAGAAAGAAACTAATTGAAGCTGAATacgttcaagaaaaaaaaattggacttGAATAGTTTGGTAAATAATCagttaataaaaaataacttaaaaataaaacaaaacaaaacagagagGATCCATCGAATCACCCGGGAAAATATTGAAGAGCTCCCTGCGTCTGACTTGTTCCCCTCTCCCCCCATCGCACTCCGTTTCATTCTTCTCCAATCCTCTCTAAATAATATTCACTCAAACCACCGATTCGATCGAGCTTTGCGATTTCGCGAAGGAGAATCCGCAATGTCGTGGCTGAGATCGGCGGTTCACAAAGCCGTCGAAGTCGGCGGGACCGGGAAGAACAACCTCACCCGCACCGTTCGCAACTACGCCGATTCCGTCGTCCTCACCGCCGGCAACGCCGTTTCCGAAGGCGCCAAACTCATCCACGATCGCATCGTACGTAAACTCCAGATTTGTCGTATATTCCGATTTTGATTTCTCCTAAACCGCCCGCCGATGTGTGTTGATTTTCAGGGATCGAGGAACGTGAAGAGCTTTAGCCTCGAGGTGAAGCGACTAGAGGAGGTCTCGGTTTCGTCCCGAGGCGGCGAGAGAGTGCAGCTGCTGAGGAGGTGGCTCGTCTCTCTTAGAGAGGTCGAGAGAATGTCTCTCGATCAGATTCAACCTAGCTCCGAAGAAGCCAAGGATTTCACCGCCGTGAGTGATTCAATCGCACATTGTCTTTGGTCATCGCGGCTTTAGCAGTTTTAGGCTAATGAATCTCGTTTGTGAAAATTGGAATAGGTTTATTACGTTGATCCTGGTCTTCCCGGTGAGCCGATGACGTTCAGAGATGTGTTTCTTCACAGTGAGGCTCTTGAAGGGATGGTATTGTCTATGGTAAGTTTGATAGTACCAACGTGGGAGTTGGTATAATGCTTGGATTACCTAGCAAGAGTCTATAGAGTCATTGATTCTTTGGGAGAGGTCTGCTCTCCCAAAGAGAATAATTTTAACATGTTCTGGAgaagaaataaaatttcattcaGAAAAAAAGTTAGATAGTGCAAATCTAAGAATTAAGATTAGATTCACTGAACCACACGGTGGTGGTCTAGTGGTAGACAGGCTCCAGAGTGCTAAGCAACTTAGGTTTGAAGGCACCCCGCTACACTTCATCTTGTGGTCACGCGGATATGAGACCGTGCTTTAGGTCTCATTTGATTACCCGTAGTGAGAGTCTATCCGTGGACCAAACCAATTTTTTGGGATTAGTCTGGCCTCTCCATGGGCCAGGGATACcccaaagttaaaaaaaaaaaaatagattcaCTGTTTGATTATAAAGTAATGCAATAGCGATATAGGTTGACCTTTTTATTGTTTATGCAACtgagttttagtttttttctgtGTGAATCAGATTCTGGAAGCACCAAATGAGGAAGAAGTCCAGATGCTTCtggaactgtttgggtgatgcTTTCTCTTTCCATTGAAAGTtgtaattttagttattttacgGGTATAAGAAAACTTGCATTTGAGCTCATATGGTCATTGGTTGATACATACAGGCTCTCTTTGTCAGGAGAGAAGGAAGTCCACGAGGCAGTGATACAAAGTGTGCAGGACTTGGCAGCGGTGTTTTCCAAATACAAGGATGAAGTTCTGGTAAGGATGTGTTAGATTTTGCAAAATATAGGTGTTTTGTTACGTAGACTCTGTTGCTAGCTTGCAAGATGAATAATGCCACATGATTGAAATGTCCTTCAACAAACCATTAGAGATCTTGCACTTCGTAATGcctctttctcttcctctttttTTCTAGGCAAAGCGCGAGGAACTTTTGCATTATGTCCAAGATGCAATTGGAGGGCTTAAAATCAGTGCTGATCTTGCAAGGTATTATTGGATCACTCTCTGAATTTTCCTCGCTGAAGCTTTGCGTGGAGTTTTAACAATGTCCTAGTCTTATAATTTTACTTTCTCTCGTTTTAATTCTCATTTGTGTCTGTCTCAGAATAGATACTGAAGCCCAAGCTCTGATGGAGAAACTTGATAAAACGAAGGTCAAGGTTCTTGAGAAGACTTCAAATGGAGAAAGTTCAAAAACCGCTGGAACCAATGCTGCATCAACCGAGGTGAGATTGTCTGTCTCTACTTTCATTGCCTTATTGTTCGCTCTGAGCCTTCTTCACATTAGATCTGATATCGGATTTCCACCTATCGTTGCTTTTACTAATCTTGTATAGAACGGTGCTTAATTATTAATATgttgattatatttttttcactaTAAAATGAAAGGAACTACATAAGAAAATCTTTGTTGCATTGCTTTGTTTCCCAAGTATCTTCATGATTTTTCGATGCATTTCTGGATCATGTACTGAATAATTTGGGTTGCTACAGGCTCTCCGTGAAATTCTTGAGCAGGTTCGCACTTTTTCGAAGCTAGAAGCACTGTTGCTGAAGAAAAAATCATTAAGAAATGGTGATTCCCCTCAACACCACAGTGAGAAGGTAAAAACTGCACACAACTCTGAACTTTTGCCGCTTCTGTTGGTTTGTTTGTAACTGTCTCGTACATAAATTTTTTACCATAAAGACTGATTATTAGCTTGTTTTCTAATACTGggatacaaatatttatttggcAAGATTTTACCTCTGTTCTTTAATTATTGCCTTGATGTCACTAGTGTACGACCTCATATACCTAATTTCGCATTTAAATGTTGTTTTGGTGTTAAAATCCGGGTAAAATATAACTAAGTTCATTCTGTATTTTGGAGGTTGATAAACTGAAAGTTCTGTCAGAATCTTTACTCAATTCTAcctcaaaagaagaaaaacgaaTTGTGGATCATAGGTGAGAGCAAATGTAACCTGATAATTCTAAAAGCTATCTACTTCATGTACTATCATAGTTCACATGTATATTTGTTTCCGTATAATAGCAGAAGCCAGAAAGAAGAAGCTCTTAGCTATCGACTTTCCAAAACTGATGAAGTCAGCCAGCGGGAGAAGGTTTGCACTTTGCAGCCCCTAATCCCTTTGTCCTTGTTAATGAAATATTATCTCAGTCGCTTTGTATTACATGTTCTTATTATAGACAAATATGACTTTCAGGATGTAGCTGCAGAATTAAAAAAACTTGAGATTATGAAGGAAGATCTTGAAGCTGAGTTGAAAAGGGTAACGTCCATAAGAACTTATCCCAGAGCAACTTACTGAACTAGTAGAGATCTAGATTTGTAGGTCACATTACAGAGTTCGCGTATTTTTTGAAGGTCAACACCTCAATAACATCTGCCCGGGCTCGCCTTCACAATGCtagagaagaaagagagcaGTTTGATAATGCAAGTAATGAAATACTTATGCACCTGAAGTCAAAGGTACCTAATGACTTAATTCTTATTAAGGAGATGAATCATACGCAGTATCATATAAGTATAGTAGTTCGTGATGTTTGGCTGGCTTACGGTGTAGGAAGACGAGCTAACTCGCTCGATAGGTTCATGCCGAGTAGAGGCAGATGTTGTAAATAAGTGGATCAAGTTTTTGGAAGATACCTGGATTATCCAGTCTAAATTTGCTCAACAAAAGGAAATACAAGTGAGGTACGTCTTATCTCCACTAATAATACTTCTTCCTTAATTACTTTGCATGTGATCCgtattttttctttcctttcaCCATGGATCGATATTCTAGAGGGGAGATGGAGAGATATGGTGATCATTTCATAGACCTGATTGTTCAACTCCTCTCTTTCTACAAGGTAATTCTATATGTTTAGCCCAAAATTAGTGCCTGTTTTATCATGATTAACTGATTCCACCTCCAACCATGTCGGAACCTTATGCCGAATGAATTTCACTTGGTTAATGACTGTAAGGTAAAGGTTATGCTCAcattcttatttttaatatcaacTCAGGAACAACTGGACCCTTCTATTCCCAAGGTCAGAAGAGTCGTCGAACTTTTGGAACCCAGTAAAGGGTAACGTACCACTTCTCTGTTCCTGTACAATTTTATTTTGACCAAAGTTAGGCTGATAGCTCTCTATTTGGTCTGTGTATGGGGAAATTTCAGgttagaagcagaagtaaagaCAGAGGATAAGGATGCAAAGCCAATCGATTCTAGAAAAAAACTTGAGAAGGAGTATCTGGACCTCGAAGCTAAGGTACTTTTCTTTGACATGTAGACCACCTCTCTCAATCTGAGTAATAAAACAGACATTCCTAAGCTTTACTCCAACTACAGAGACAAGAAAGTGTCACACATGTTTCTTCTCTCCATGTCCTTTTTCCGTATTCTATGTTCTGATTCTTCTTTATTAAATTTATCAGTTTGTCACAACATTAAGTGTGGTTGATGCGATGAAAAAGCCATTCTATTCACAGACGGAAGGTATCTCCAGGTAAAAGTTACAAAAAACTAACCATTCATCTTTAGACGCTATGATAGTTATATCCAGCTATGGATGGAGAATCTAAAATCAACTTTGTTTCTTTATATCGAGCTTAAGACATAACTCTCTCCTGGTTTGGTGTTATATGATCCAGGAAAGACGACAAAAGAGTGAAAGAACTATTTGAGGCATTggacaaaacaaaagaagagtTTGAGTCTATCGAACGCCCGCTTCTAGATATTGAGTCTCCTTCGAgaacctcttcttcttcttcttcacgctCCCCGTCCCTGAAAATGATACCCGAGGTTCCACTTTCTTTCACAGTCCAGAAAGAATTTGATGGTGTTGAAACTCCAGACAGTAAAAAAGGGTCTTCAGAGAAGGAAGACCCGGCGAAGAAGCAGCTGGAGTTGGAACTTGACGACGGAGAAGAGTCCTTGGCTGATGAAATCAACGACTGGGAATTCGACGCTCTTGATGACACTCACATCAAAAACCAATAGCTAACTCAAATTTGCAAAGGTAATCCACTTGAGCTCATACTTAATCAGCTACAAGAACCTTTTTGTAATGAAAGTATAATCAGAGGGTGTAATGTCAAACTAATTTTATtccattttgttttgttatatcaGATGATGGAGGAAGAGGGGGGAATATGTCTATTACTATTTAACTAACTCAAAGGTTATGACTTTCCAGAGCTTTGAAATATATAAAGGAAACTGTAagttattttcttgtttttgaaattCTAATTTGAAATATGATCAAATGTAGATATATATTACTAAGCCTCACAGTAAGTTCAAAATGAAACTTATTGTATTGTATATCTTTACCTCTCCCggtatgtttttgttttttcttcgcCGGAGataagtttttgtttttcttacttCTATATCTTTTCCTTACATTATGTTCttcatttcatatttttaacatTGTTGTCGTAAAATATTTTTCCTGGACAACTATGGGGACAAATGTTCTTGCGTTATGATGTTTAACGTCACATCAgtgtttttccaaaaaaaaacatcttctGCATCAAAAACATCCATCCAAAAAAGGAGAGAATACAAAAACTACGTGAGTATATAATAGGAGTCACTACAGTTAAAAAATCAACGAGAAGAAACTTCTTACTTCAGATGAGTCACTACCGTTAGCACTACCATGCAGCGAATCATATCTGCTAAACCAGTTACGATCGGCTCTGATGCCGACGAGGTCTTTCCCCTTGCCGGCTCCCTCCTGCTGAAATCTTTACAACTGATCTATCATCGGCTACGCGGGAAGGTTACAATTAGCCTAATGGACTTTGTTCAATGTTAAACCCAGATTATGACTAACCCTCTTTTCCAAAAAATAAAGCCCATATTTTCAAAGCCTGAAAATGCTTCTTTTTTGAGATTCCAAGTTGAGATTCGAACTACGATCGTATGTCATCATTACATGAAATGAAACtccttttttttggtcaatacATGAAATGAGAGTATTATGTAGCAGTTTTTAAGGAagcattttttaagaaaaaaaaagacaaattttgataaataattgATATACTCTCTTTAACTCTCTTTTGTCTCTATTCCAATCCAATTCTTTCTCTATATGAGAGTAAAGATATATCTTCATATCATTCACATAGTTAACGTTCTCATCAACGTTTCATTCAACCTCTGACAACATTTTGTTGCTTTCTTATTTCCTTTGGTGGCTTTCACACCGtcgaaagaaaaataaaatgaaggGACGTATGTTTTGCGCTTCGCAAGCATCGACAGCCATATGTTCAAGCATGGACCACATTCCAAAACCAACCACCACCACCTTCGTCGTCGACGATGAAAAACTCAGCGACAGAGTTATCGACCGCCACAACCCAATCATTAAAGATGGCCGGAGATCCTCCGTCGACGACTATATCAGAATACCCGCTTCCCCCGCCGACGGAGAGATTAGTAACAAAACACTAGAGATCTACAAGGGCAGGAGGAGCGTCACTGCCCGAAAAAGCACCGGCGGTGGTGGTAGCGGAGGTGGAGCCGCGGCGTTGTTGAAGCTCATTACAAATGACCTCAGCTTGGCTAGGAAGAGTTTCAGCTGTGTAGCGAGACCCTCAAGTGACTTTGTCAAAACCCCTCCTGGTTCTACTAGGTATCTTTTGGGATCCGAACCGGTTTCTCTGACCGGGTCTACGGGTCAGGATACGGTGGCTCATAAATCTCCTGCTGTTGAAGAGATAAAGCCGTCAATGGAGGAGAAGACTAGTGGTGGTGGTTCAGACCAGGTAAGGTGTTTTTTAGCCTGATAAGTgacatatatgtaaataaatggTGGTAAGAGGGTAATGAGTAGAGTTTCATTTTGTTGGAGCAGGTCGTTGTTCTCAAAGTGTCTCTCCACTGTAGAGGCTGTGAAGCAAAAGTTAGGAAACATCTGTCCAGAATGCAAGGTAGATTATAATTCCTTCATTCACGGGAATGccacttctttcttttttagttAGATACTTTCAAAATGTTCCGGTTTACAAGCCGGTCTGGTTCGTCATTTGAAACCGGTTATGGATGCTATAATAAGACTAGAACTAACGAACTTGAGTCATGTGTAGGTGTAACATCATTCAACATAGATTTTGCTGCAAAGAAAGTGACTGTGACCGGTGACATCACTCCCTTGGGAATATTGGATAGCATCTCAAAGGTTAAAAATGCTCAATTCTGGACAGCTCCAACCCTCCCAACTCCAACACTCCCAATGCCAAATCTGAAAACTCCAAATCCCTAGTTTACTTTTTTACAGTCTTATCTCTCTCAGTTGTTGTAAAGTCGATAGTAAAATTTCAAACTTTACTGCACCTACTTTTCGTTAGAACCGCTTGGCAGGTTTCATTATGAGACTACACCTCTGCTTTATGCAGTCATCTTATGATACTTAAACATGTCATTACATGTTTGCATTTTTCACAAATGTTTTTAGTATTAATTGATAGGTACTATGTAACTTTCTAGAGCGATCAAAGACTTCTCTACGCACTCTCTCTTATCACTAGCTATGCTATGACTTCATCTTCCAAAAAAGTGAGGAAGAGCAAAATTGAGAAAGCAAAAGCTATAAGCAATTGCTGCGTGTAATATAGATACCATTAAACACCTGTTGAAATTGAAGTAACAAACAAGCAAAGCCAATCATGATTCATGACACTACTAATCAAATACAGACGTGGGGGTTGTACCACAAAATTTCTATCAACTGGTTTTACTCAAGAAACAACACAAGACTCACGTTTGTCCTTAAACCTATGAAGAGAAAAGATAACTCGTTAACATTCAGAGAACAAACAAGCAAGCAAATGCATCAAGTTGCCATGTTTTCACTACTTTCCTAGACCTAAAGATCTCAAAGAGGTACAAGATCATTAAGACTCCCGTGCAGACAGAGTAGAGAGCAGCAACATTATCACATTCAAAAATACACTGCAAAAGATTCAAACTCTCATGGATCAAGATTCAACACCAACTACAACCATCTAAACCCTCAAGGAAAGTCTTAACAACCATCATCACCTCCCATTCAACCCTTAGTTCCAGCCATCTCTCGCTGCGCCTTCTCCGCGAAAAGCTTCTTAGCAACCATATTATCCATAAAATACTCTCTATAAGGATGATTCCTGGGAACAAGCCTCCTAAACTTCTCAAACTGCTTCTCCGCCTCGCCGCCCTTCTTAAGAAGCGTGTATATAATCCCCTGGCACAGATACGGCCTAAAATCCCTCGGCTCCTCCTTCACCAGCTCCTGATAAAGCTTCAGCGCCTCCTCATGCTTCCCTTCGAGCACCCGAATCTGCGCAACCAACAGCTTAAAATCCCTAAGATCCTTCACATCCTTCTTGCACCTCACCATCGCCTCGCGAATCCTCTCCTCCACGGCCTTTAGATCGTCTCCCGAATCGGAGTAGGCCATGGCGAGGCCGTGGTAGGCCTCGACGCGGAGAGGATCCTTGGCTATGATCTCCTCGAAGGCGGTTTTGGCGGAGTCTGAGTCTCCGCTGTGGGATAAGACGTTGGCTTTCAAGATCGGCCATTCTTTCTCATTCGGTTCTAGATCTATTAGCCTATTGATTAGATCTATTGCTTCTAGAAGCTTGCGGGATTTGATTCTTACCTCCATCAGCGAGCGGAGGGCGGAAACGTCGTCGGGGTGGGAGGATAGGTGCGTTTCGAGGgatgtctcttcttcttccagcGAAACGGTGGCGTTTTGGTGGTTTAGGGATTCTACTGAGGGAGTTAGGGGAGATGCGATCGCTGGAGGGGGTTTGAGGTGGAGGTTCGCGAGGAGGAGGGCGGAGGCGGCGGTGAAGGTGACGCATGTGGATTTGAGGATACGGGAAGGTAGTGATGGTTTCGATGAGGAAGAAGCTCTGATGGAAGCGCGTTTGAAGGAAAGTGACGAAGGTTTTTGGGGGGATGATGAAGGGGATTGAGTGAGGGAGAGGTGGATTGGGTGTTGATTGAGGTGTAGCTTCCCTAGAGACTCCATGGTTGGTTGCGAAATGTgcagagagatagagagataaACCCTAGAAACCCTACAGTGAGATCGAGGAAGAAGATCAAAAAGGCTTGAGACTTTCGAGTGTGCTTGCGAGATACGACGGCGTTTCGAAGAGAAAGACGTCCCGAGCTTTGGCCTTTGTTGGGCCGAAGCTAGTTCGTGGGCTTAACCGGTCTGCTTTTCAATTAAATCGAATGTTTTCACACGTGTAAGCTTGTAATCTTAGAACCGGATACTGGTAGGTCATGACCGGTCTGCTTTTCAATTAAATAGAATGTTTGATGAGAGGAATTGAGCACCAATCGGGATAAAACCGCTTGATTTGGTTCTAAATTGAAGTGAAAATCAAGTAAGGTCATGAAAATTGTATTAATTCTCAATAAATTAAGATTTAACATGTAATAGCATAAGCTGTATCTATCACTTTTACTTCTTAttctgtaaatttttttttttggaaaataagaTCCATATATAAGATGGATTACTCTACAATTCggtttaaaactattaatccaGCTTGatcttgtttttttcaaaatattagtattttctTGCCTTTTTGGCAcaccttttttcaaaaaaagaataaaatcagAAATTACATTATTTTTATCCCAAAAGATACTGCTTTTTTCTTCCTTTCGTGTTAAATCTTCAACTTGTGGAGTGGAGGATTAGAACAAgtactttattattatttttctttttgaaaatggATTACTTGACATGTAATATATACAGTGATCCTAAAgatgatataaaaataaataaaaaatctggtGTTAATAATATGTAATATAGGAACATACATCTATTGAAATCAAACTTGTGTAAGCTATATTTGCATAATAATGGGATCATTAGCAGACCATACCCATTAGTttacttcttctctttctttttttgtttttttttacttttgaaatTAAGGTGATTAGTGGTATTGGTCAAGTAATTCAAACTTGAGAACCAGCCGGGCCCATATTCATTTTCTCTGTGTATGCAGCATATAACACACTCCGCTCGGAGTTTCCCAAACGGTtacttttcaaatttcaaaccaaaaaaaaaaaaaagttcccaTCGTTGCGAACCTCAAAGAAGAACCCTAAACCTTTTTCGTGCTCGATTCAAACTCTTTCCACTTCAAGATCCGGGCTTGTGTTTCTGTAAGTGAATCCGAATCCACCTTTTTGATTTTCGATAGTTCAATaataattttccattttttgattttttttctcagaaCATCCAACATCAAGTAGTTATGTCTTTCACACCCGACGTAACAAGAAAAAGCGGAGTGGGAGTGATCCCATCTCCAGCTCCGTTCCTCACTCCTCGTCCCGAGAGAAGACGGCCTgactcttcctcttcttcttccttctcctccCGCctcgagagagagaaagaagtcaaCGTTCAGGTCCTTCTTCGATGCAGACCGTTAAGCGAAGAGGAGCAGAAATCAAACGTCCCTAGAGTCATTTCCTGTAACGAGCTCAGAAA
This window encodes:
- the LOC103865593 gene encoding uncharacterized protein LOC103865593 isoform X1 — its product is MSWLRSAVHKAVEVGGTGKNNLTRTVRNYADSVVLTAGNAVSEGAKLIHDRIGSRNVKSFSLEVKRLEEVSVSSRGGERVQLLRRWLVSLREVERMSLDQIQPSSEEAKDFTAVYYVDPGLPGEPMTFRDVFLHSEALEGMVLSMILEAPNEEEVQMLLELFGLSLSGEKEVHEAVIQSVQDLAAVFSKYKDEVLAKREELLHYVQDAIGGLKISADLARIDTEAQALMEKLDKTKVKVLEKTSNGESSKTAGTNAASTEALREILEQVRTFSKLEALLLKKKSLRNGDSPQHHSEKVDKLKVLSESLLNSTSKEEKRIVDHSRSQKEEALSYRLSKTDEVSQREKDVAAELKKLEIMKEDLEAELKRVNTSITSARARLHNAREEREQFDNASNEILMHLKSKEDELTRSIGSCRVEADVVNKWIKFLEDTWIIQSKFAQQKEIQVRGEMERYGDHFIDLIVQLLSFYKEQLDPSIPKVRRVVELLEPSKGLEAEVKTEDKDAKPIDSRKKLEKEYLDLEAKFVTTLSVVDAMKKPFYSQTEGISRKDDKRVKELFEALDKTKEEFESIERPLLDIESPSRTSSSSSSRSPSLKMIPEVPLSFTVQKEFDGVETPDSKKGSSEKEDPAKKQLELELDDGEESLADEINDWEFDALDDTHIKNQ
- the LOC103865593 gene encoding uncharacterized protein LOC103865593 isoform X2, encoding MSWLRSAVHKAVEVGGTGKNNLTRTVRNYADSVVLTAGNAVSEGAKLIHDRIGSRNVKSFSLEVKRLEEVSVSSRGGERVQLLRRWLVSLREVERMSLDQIQPSSEEAKDFTAVYYVDPGLPGEPMTFRDVFLHSEALEGMVLSMILEAPNEEEVQMLLELFGLSLSGEKEVHEAVIQSVQDLAAVFSKYKDEVLAKREELLHYVQDAIGGLKISADLARIDTEAQALMEKLDKTKVKVLEKTSNGESSKTAGTNAASTEALREILEQVRTFSKLEALLLKKKSLRNGDSPQHHSEKVDKLKVLSESLLNSTSKEEKRIVDHRSQKEEALSYRLSKTDEVSQREKDVAAELKKLEIMKEDLEAELKRVNTSITSARARLHNAREEREQFDNASNEILMHLKSKEDELTRSIGSCRVEADVVNKWIKFLEDTWIIQSKFAQQKEIQVRGEMERYGDHFIDLIVQLLSFYKEQLDPSIPKVRRVVELLEPSKGLEAEVKTEDKDAKPIDSRKKLEKEYLDLEAKFVTTLSVVDAMKKPFYSQTEGISRKDDKRVKELFEALDKTKEEFESIERPLLDIESPSRTSSSSSSRSPSLKMIPEVPLSFTVQKEFDGVETPDSKKGSSEKEDPAKKQLELELDDGEESLADEINDWEFDALDDTHIKNQ
- the LOC103865594 gene encoding protein SODIUM POTASSIUM ROOT DEFECTIVE 2, whose translation is MKGRMFCASQASTAICSSMDHIPKPTTTTFVVDDEKLSDRVIDRHNPIIKDGRRSSVDDYIRIPASPADGEISNKTLEIYKGRRSVTARKSTGGGGSGGGAAALLKLITNDLSLARKSFSCVARPSSDFVKTPPGSTRYLLGSEPVSLTGSTGQDTVAHKSPAVEEIKPSMEEKTSGGGSDQVVVLKVSLHCRGCEAKVRKHLSRMQGVTSFNIDFAAKKVTVTGDITPLGILDSISKVKNAQFWTAPTLPTPTLPMPNLKTPNP
- the LOC103865595 gene encoding protein SLOW GREEN 1, chloroplastic, with translation MESLGKLHLNQHPIHLSLTQSPSSSPQKPSSLSFKRASIRASSSSKPSLPSRILKSTCVTFTAASALLLANLHLKPPPAIASPLTPSVESLNHQNATVSLEEEETSLETHLSSHPDDVSALRSLMEVRIKSRKLLEAIDLINRLIDLEPNEKEWPILKANVLSHSGDSDSAKTAFEEIIAKDPLRVEAYHGLAMAYSDSGDDLKAVEERIREAMVRCKKDVKDLRDFKLLVAQIRVLEGKHEEALKLYQELVKEEPRDFRPYLCQGIIYTLLKKGGEAEKQFEKFRRLVPRNHPYREYFMDNMVAKKLFAEKAQREMAGTKG